In Plasmodium knowlesi strain H genome assembly, chromosome: 7, one DNA window encodes the following:
- a CDS encoding arginase, putative — MIECIENYLKTFKEKENMYVKKKVSIIGSPLSAGQPLGGVNLACDNLRMLGLHKVIDSLGWSYEDVGNVGTGGSVSSVGSTVGEDNDNSQNHIDINDHKGGGCMTKKCVQNNYYNNIKNVDIVGKFSEELFYAMSKELRKKNFVLNIGGDHSVAFPSILSALQFYPDLRVIWIDAHGDINIPETSPSGNYHGMALAHTIGLFKNRVPCFEWSENLTYLKPENVAIIGIRDIDIYEKIILKKCNINYYTIFDIEKNGIYNTICTALKLLDPHEEFPIHVSFDIDSVDSFFAPGTGTIAKGGLNYREINLLMKVLADTKRVVSMDLVEYNPSLDENDKKVHGDSLPISEYATKTGKLCLELIARVLGNDIV, encoded by the coding sequence ATGATTGAATGTATCGAGAATTACTTAAAAACttttaaggagaaggaaaacatgtatgtgaaaaaaaaagtgtccaTCATTGGATCGCCCCTGTCGGCTGGACAACCCTTGGGAGGAGTGAACCTGGCTTGTGATAATTTAAGGATGCTCGGTTTGCACAAGGTGATAGATTCCTTGGGATGGAGTTACGAAGACGTTGGAAATGTTGGTACTGGCGGAAGTGTGAGCAGCGTTGGAAGTACTGTGGGCGAAGATAATGACAATTCGCAAAATCATATAGACATTAATGATCACAAGGGGGGAGGATGCATGACGAAAAAGTGCGTACAAAACAACTactataataatataaaaaatgttgatATTGTTGGAAAATTTAGTGAAGAACTATTTTACGCAATGAGTAAAGAattgagaaagaaaaattttgtatTAAACATTGGAGGTGACCACAGCGTTGCATTTCCTAGCATTTTGAGCGCTTTGCAATTTTACCCAGATTTAAGAGTGATATGGATAGATGCCCATGGAGACATTAACATCCCGGAGACCTCTCCCTCAGGAAATTATCATGGCATGGCTTTAGCTCACACTATAGGGCTCTTTAAAAACAGAGTGCCATGCTTTGAATGGTCTGAAAATCTAACATATTTAAAACCAGAAAATGTCGCTATCATTGGAATACGAGACATCGATATATatgagaaaattattttaaaaaaatgtaacattAATTATTATACAATCTTtgatattgaaaaaaatggcatataCAATACCATCTGTACAGCTCTTAAACTGCTAGATCCCCATGAAGAATTCCCAATACACGTTTCTTTCGACATTGATAGTGTTGATAGTTTTTTTGCTCCAGGAACTGGAACCATTGCCAAGGGGGGACTAAATTACAGagaaattaatttattaatGAAAGTTCTGGCAGACACAAAGCGCGTCGTTTCAATGGATTTGGTAGAATATAACCCATCTCTCgacgaaaatgataaaaaggtTCACGGAGATTCCTTACCCATTTCGGAGTATGCCACAAAAACGGGAAAGCTTTGTCTGGAACTTATTGCCAGGGTTCTCGGCAACGACATCGTCTAG
- a CDS encoding zinc finger protein, putative, with product MNGKKNFAKFMEKKMFHAVPKEKMNDDFRNMRKEENMSNVVNTSERRILFYKTKICPWYIKGKCERRKTCLYAHAQNELRELPNLCKTSLCPKLKINESCNDKKCKYAHTNIELRATENLYKTALCESFLKGKCFSGQFCRYAHGQNELREHPMEITDKNIIIGTNKMKNDKLDYEKKKNGHGMSNSMHSGENGKRNETYCVMPKKKETTHPNKVSALTEDDGVGEVTEAIDPHALNGSTTDNSYDCSKKGGTENAVKSGNTNGSGNGIQHGGNHGPNHNSNHGGNKIGRKNDAHEYHKKGHKSHKYKNAEIMNNNSSSRCDGRNRNATPSSVGNYLKNEDCTNFNEEQFLNDNLNVLGFLEEHNSGIEKYGKGSNIDSSALNDVGSNSLGNFGNNNMIGGSKSNSGALMKYTRNNEGIRKNSNSSSLMNFNMASTNAENLDMSMDMPNNGSEDNYYNFTGTNLDKLNYEDLFFSTNTMNNSVNAMNTLNSMGSMGSISSFNSMNTNNGNSGGNMNCVSGLNGLGMNSMSNMAMDMSGMKGMVNLNNMSNMNVDELNDLPLDMNNLNDLPLNMDNMNDINLKMNMGGMNNAGEMSTSGVHMNNGGDCNSRTQRMLRKYLMLDKEQNNNGTARPNFSGNNRNIMSGNNMMDVGVNCEQQANLASKMMKEKENPDNHVSWENFSLFGKAKSFGAEKDYFKIFNYGMCNNYDKKLFENYDVHKREMDKVDKSLFIL from the coding sequence atgaacggCAAGAAGAATTTTGCCAAGtttatggaaaagaaaatgtttcaCGCGGTACCAAAGGAAAAGATGAATGATGATTTTAGAAAcatgaggaaggaagaaaatatgagCAATGTGGTAAACACTAGCGAGAGGAGGATCCTATTTTACAAGACGAAGATCTGTCCATGGTATATTAAGGGGAAGTGCGAAAGGAGGAAGACCTGCTTGTATGCGCATGCACAGAATGAACTGAGAGAGTTGCCGAATTTGTGCAAAACGAGCTTGTGTCCGAAATTGAAAATTAATGAATCATgcaatgataaaaaatgcaagTACGCACACACGAACATCGAATTGAGAGCCACAGAAAATTTGTACAAAACAGCCTTGTGTGAAAGCTTCCTTAAGGGGAAATGTTTCTCAGGGCAATTTTGCAGATACGCTCATGGGCAAAATGAACTAAGAGAACATCCAATGGAAATAACGGACAAGAATATAATCATTGGAacgaataaaatgaaaaatgacaaattggactatgagaaaaagaagaacggACATGGCATGAGCAACAGTATGCACAgtggagaaaatggaaagaggaATGAAACTTATTGTGTTATgccgaagaagaaggagacgACACATCCGAACAAAGTTAGCGCACTCACGGAGGATGATGGTGTTGGCGAAGTTACGGAAGCAATTGACCCCCATGCACTTAACGGGAGCACGACGGACAACTCCTACGACTGCAGCAAGAAGGGAGGTACAGAAAATGCTGTGAAGAGTGGCAATACGAACGGAAGCGGAAATGGCATCCAGCACGGCGGAAACCACGGACCAAATCACAACTCGAACCACGGAGGAAACAAGATTGGAAGGAAGAACGATGCGCACGAATACCACAAGAAGGGACACAAGAGTCACAAGTATAAGAACGCCGAAATTATGAACAACAACAGCAGCAGTAGGTGTGACGGAAGGAACAGGAATGCCACCCCATCTTCTGTAGGAAATTATCTAAAGAATGAGGACTGTACAAATTTCAATGAGGAGCAATTTCTGAATGACAATTTGAACGTTCTAGGCTTTTTAGAAGAACACAACAGTGGCatagaaaaatatggaaaaggaagcaaCATTGACAGCAGTGCGCTAAATGATGTTGGAAGCAATTCGTTGGGAAATTTCGGAAACAACAACATGATTGGAGGTAGTAAGAGCAACAGCGGAGCCTTAATGAAATATACCAGGAACAATGAAGGAATTAGGAAGAACAGCAATTCATCCTCCTTAATGAACTTTAACATGGCCTCAACGAATGCTGAAAACTTAGACATGAGTATGGATATGCCCAATAACGGGTCGGAAGATAATTATTACAATTTCACTGGAACGAATTTGGACAAGCTGAATTACGAagaccttttttttagtacCAACACCATGAACAACAGTGTCAATGCCATGAACACATTGAATAGCATGGGCAGCATGGGAAGCATTAGCAGCTTCAATAGCATGAACACGAACAATGGGAATAGCGGGGGGAACATGAACTGTGTGAGCGGCTTGAACGGCCTGGGTATGAACAGCATGAGTAACATGGCCATGGACATGAGCGGCATGAAAGGGATGGTTAATCTGAACAACATGAGCAACATGAATGTGGATGAATTGAATGACTTGCCGCTTGACATGAACAACCTGAACGACCTGCCCCTCAACATGGACAACATGAACGACATCAACTTGAAGATGAACATGGGCGGCATGAACAACGCGGGTGAAATGAGCACTAGCGGCGTACACATGAACAACGGTGGAGACTGTAATAGTAGGACGCAACGCATGTTGCGCAAGTACCTGATGCTTGacaaagaacaaaataacaACGGAACGGCAAGGCCTAATTTTTCAGGCAACAACAGGAACATAATGAGCGGTAATAACATGATGGACGTTGGAGTAAACTGTGAACAACAGGCAAATTTGGCCAgcaaaatgatgaaggaaaaggaaaacccaGACAACCATGTTAGCTGGGAAAATTTCTCTCTATTTGGAAAGGCCAAGAGTTTTGGTGCAGAGAAAGActatttcaaaattttcaattaTGGAATGTGCAACAATTATGACAAGAAGTTATTTgaaaactatgatgtgcacAAGAGGGAAATGGACAAAGTAGATAAATCCTTGTTTATTCTTTAA